From the genome of Hippopotamus amphibius kiboko isolate mHipAmp2 unplaced genomic scaffold, mHipAmp2.hap2 H_1, whole genome shotgun sequence:
CCAGGCGGGGTACAGTACAGTGAGCCCGTGGAATCCCACCATGGATTCATTCCTTTGGGGCTTGCCTCTTCACTCAGGTTCTCACGGTTAGAGAAGTGCTGATGGAACCTGCACGGGGAAGTAGAGGGTGTCCCATTGCCTCACCAGTCCCGCTCTCACCCCCATATTCTCTGGAATTGTGGTGTCCTGAGATGCTTAATGCCATTTTCCTCCTCCTTGAGTCTGGGGATTCTGAAAAACTCCAAGCTCAGGTTCCTGTGTCCACGCTATAGGTTATATGGAGGTGTTCACATTTCTGGCAACCATTATAAACAGGGTGTGCAAGGTTAACCCAAGATGTACCAAGATGTGCAAATGTCTGCAGATAGAATTGAGCTCAGGAATATTCAGGAACCACAGGTCTCCTCGCTTTCAGGCAGGAATAAATAGCAGGTGGTTTGCAGTCAGGAGAGGAACAACTGCCTGAGATGTCAGGTGTGTGTTCTAGAGGTAACTAAAGGTTTGGCTCACAGGAGGTACGTGTGACCAAGGCCTTAACAGGCTTCATTTGGCTTTAGAGTGGAAAATAGACTGTGGGTTTGAAAGAGTAAGAAGGACCATCTTTGTGGAGGCTACTGCCATAGTCCGGGTGAGGGTTAATGGAGCAGGGGTGTGCCTTAGGAAATGTAGTTATATTGTGGCTGCATGTTTTTAAAGGGGGCAGCTAGGTTTTCTAACGTGGGTGATGAGGGTGTGAAACGCAGGAATGAGTGATGACCCTTGGCTGTGCAGCTGTAGGGATGGAAGCTGCATCATTTGAGATGAGCAAGTTGGTAGTAGGTGTAATATTCACTAGGTTTATCAGGAGCTTTGTTTTGACCATGTTAAGTGGAGGCATCAAATGAGCATTTAACATACAGGTTTGGAATTCTTGGGAGTGATTCAGGTTAGAGACATCCAAAGTGTAACTacaggggatttccctggcggtccagtggctgagacttcaccctccagtgcagggggtgcgggtttggtccctggtcaggaagctaggATCCTACATGCtttgcggccaaaaaaccaaaacattcaaaaaataaaacaaaacaaaacaaaacaaaaaacctcagaagcagtattgtaacaaattcagtaaagactttaaagatggtttacatcaaaaaacaaaaaaaatattaaaaaaaaaaagtgtaactaCAGTGTAGACCAAGATGAATGACCTGTGGCTCACATTTAGGAGAGGCAAGCTCCAGGTTGTGGTGGCAAAGCTTTTAGGGGGAGaggtgtggagggtgggggcagaggagtgTGTCCATTGCTTGTGTACCTGGGTGATGATGTCAGCCTTCATAAACGTAAGTAAATAGCCATGAAGGTTTGGTGTATGAGACAGGATAGTCTGGCAGGTGGGCAAGGCTTCCAGGAAAAGAGTGGACATGAGATGGATGTAGAGGCAAGGGGTAATTCATACATATGACACTCAGGTCAGAGCTGGTGCTTATTCATATCTGTTCAGTCTCAGGTGTCATGTGTTGGGCCACAGTCATAGCCCTATGGTAGGGTTAGGAAGAAGTGATTTAAATACAAGTAACATGTAGGGAAAACAGGGAGATGGCTGTGGTGTTGGGGAATGAGGGTTGGTAGCCATGGTCATATTTGGCTGTGGGATACGGAGACTGAGGGATGTGCAGTCTAAGGAGTGATGAGTGCTTGAAGAGGGAGCATGTCTGATGGTTCCAGGGCACTGCATTGATAATTACAGGACAATAGCCACACCAGGGGGAATTGGTTGTCAGAAGCGGGTGGATCCCTTTATGCCAGGCCTATAGCTGAGATATATGTTCGTCTACCTGCCTCTTGTTCCTGGTGGTTGTGCCTAGTGATCGGTGGGCCCCTGGGGAGACAAGCACACCAAGGTGCTAAGGCCTGATTGCTTCTCTGAGTTGGGAGGCATGGGCGATGGATGGTCATAGGGTAGATGTGTGGGGAAATGGAATGTGACTCCTCAGAAGTGGACTGTTTGTGGTTTCATCTGTCACCATCATGGCAGGTCAGTGTGAACTTTGAAGATGTAGCTGTGACCTTTTCGTGGGAGGAATGGGGTCTCCTtgatgaggctcagagatgccTGTACCAtgatgtgatgctggagaacttgACACTTATAACCTCCCTGGGTAAGAATCTCAAACCTTTCCCCATGCCCTGAGCTAGtctctgtcctttccttttcccaaaGACAAGTCTTGTCCTTCTCATGTCAGGACCATggtcactgcttttttccccagTTCCTAGGTTGGTGCCATGGTTGGTTGGGCTGAGGTGTTTGCACTGCCACCTGTTCTCCTTGAAGAGGCCCCATATCTGCTTCCCTGCAGCTTCCCCTAGAAGGATCCAGGGTTAGGAATCTTCCATTCAGCGTAATATATCCCACCAAACTTACCCTCTTCCTTCTGGGTGATGTTGTCCAGATGCAAGCCATCTGTGCACCTCAGATTCTACCTCCTTCTTAATAACATTTCTTCAGGGCTGCCTGTGCTGGGAATTAATTCTCTGATGTAGAACATGGACTTCTTGCAAGACCCCCTTCCAAAGTTCTCTTAATAGTATTTAGATGTTTTCTTCTGGCCTGTCATGTGATGAATATGGGTCAGCTGCTAGTATGTGTTCTCTTTTCGCTGGTATTCATATCATCCAGGTCctatatatttgttcattttggaggtggggtggagagCCCTTGTTTGTCACAGGATGAATATGAATTCAGACTCAGCCAAATGGGCTCAAAGGGCTGCTGTACAGTAATACCCTAAGGGAGTGCATGACATTAGTCCTGTGTCAGGTGGTACCAGAAGTTTGTTCTGTTCAACTAGCATTTTGATGCTGCTTACATTGGCCACagcttatttctgtttttctgccccaTTCTTAACAATGCTGACTTGTCAATTCTGCACTGTGGTTATTCTACTTTTAATCCAGCCTGTGGCTAATCCTCACATGTCTGAACTCCCTGTATCACCCATTTTTCTCACTGGTTTATCTGTGCATTCTCTAACGTTGCCCCATATGTTTTCTATGATCAAACATGTACCCATTCTTAAAACACTCCTTACCAACAGCTGCTCTCTTGCAGTCCTGTTTTGGACCTGGAAATACCCATCTACATTGCTGTTGTGTGTTACCAGCAGACAAAGTTCTGCTGATGGTAGTTTGTAACTCATTTTTTTAACAGTCGACATTAACTAATTTTTcaccctgcctctcctccctaTGCCACATCACATGGttgtgtcttttctcttatgTGGTCTTCCCCCATCCTGTGGCCTTTGTAGCCCAATATTGCTAACAACCGTATCATCAACCTGAACAAAACTCCCTGTTCTTGTAAATAATCACACAAACTCATTCATGAGTTTATCAGACACACACTGGTGTGTGGACTTTCATTAAAGTCAACATGTACTTTATCAACATTTCTCGCTTTTAGGTTGTTGCCATGAAGTGGAGAATGAGAAGGCTTCTTTTGAGCAGAGTATTTCTGTTCAAAGAGTGTCACAGATCAGGACTCCCAAGGCAGATTCATCCTTCAAAGAGGCTCACCCCTGTGAAATATGTGTCCAGATATTGAGAAATATTTTGTACTTGGATCAATATCAAGGAATACATTCAAAGCAGAAATTACATAGGTATCGGACGTGGAAACAATTGTATGTCAGCACAAACCTTCATCAGCATCAGAAGCAGTGCATCAGGGAGAAACCCTTCAGAAGAGATGTGGACAGAGCCTCATTTGTGAAGAACTCCAAATGCTGTGCGTCAGGGAAGCCATTAGTCTTCAGGGTGGTTGGGAAGGAATTCTTGGCCAGCTCTCAATTTCTCCAGCAACAGGCCACTCACACCTGGGAGAAGTCAAACAGTGGAACCGAGGGTGGGGCAGCCTTTCAGAGGGGAAAAACTTATCATAACTGGAGAGAAGGCACAAAAGCTTTCAGCCCCAAACACACACTTGTTCAGCACTGGAGACTTCTCACTAGAGAAAGGTGTTTTATGTGCAGTGAGTGTGAGAGAAGCTGTAACCTCAGTCAACATCAGAAAGTTTACAGTGGAGAAAGAACTTTTGAACCTGGGGAACGTGGGATATTATTTAACAGAAAGTCCAACCTCATTGAACACCAGAGAAGTAACACTAAAGATAGGCCTTATGAGTGTACAGAATGTGGGAAATCATTTACCCAGTGCTCCAGCCTCATTACACATGGGAGAGTTCACATGAAACAGAAGCCATATGAACGTGATGAATGTGCAAAATTGTTTAGCCAGAGCTCCACCCTCCttcaacatcagagaattcacaatGGAGAAAGGCTTTATGAGTGCAATGAATGTGGTAAAGCTTTTACTCACAACTCTGTGCTCCTTCAGCATCAGAGACTTCACACTGGATCAGGGCCTTATGAGTGCACTGAATGTGGAAAATCCTTTGCTAAGAACTCCAGACTCACTAAACATAGGAGAGTTCatactggagaaaggccttataaatgcagtgaatgtggaaaaGCATTTTGCCAAAGTTCTTCACTCCTTCAACATCAaagagttcacactggagaaaggccttatgagtgtgGGGAGTGTGGAAAATCATTTAGGCAAAAGCCCAACCTTATTCAACATTGGAGAGTTCACACTAGAGAAAGACCTTATAAGTGTGGGATATGTGGGAAATTACTTAGCAACAAGTCCCATCTCGTTGAACACCAaagagttcacactggagaaagacCATATGAGTGTGGGGTATGTAGGAAATTCTTTAGCAAGAAGTCCCACCTGATTATACACCAGAGAGTTCACACCAGGGAAAGGCCATATAAATGCAACAAATGCGGGAAGTCATTTAGCCAAAACTCTGTGCTTCTTCAACATCAGAGAAtccacactggagaaaggccttataaGTGCAGTGAATGTAAGAAAACTTTTAATCAAAGCTCTGCTCTTCATCAACATCAGAGACTTCACACTGGTTCAAGGCCTTATGAGTGCGatgaatgtgggaaatcctttGCTGATAATTCCACCTTCATTAAACACAGGAGAATTCACACTGGggaaaggccttatgagtgctGCGAATGTGGGAAAGCATTTGCCCAAAGTTCTTCACTCCTTCGACATCAGAGAGTTCACTGGAGAAAAGTCTTATAAGTGAAGAAAATTTGGGAAGTTGGTTAGCCAGAGCTTTTTCAACATCACGGAACTCACAGTGGATCAAAGCCATATGAATGCtgtgaatgtgggaaatcctttGCTGAAAACTCCAGGTTCATCAAACACAGGAGTGTTCACACTGCAGAAAGTCTTTATGTTGTAGGAAGTGTtggaaatcctttttttttttttttttttttttttgggaaatCCTTTATCTACAACTCCAGTCTCATAGAACACCATAATGTTCACACTGGATAATGGCCTTATGGATGTGATGAATGTGGGAAACCTTTAGCCAAAATCCTAGTCTCATTATACACTGGAAAGCTCACAGCCTTCAGTCTTATTTCAGCAGATACCACAaagttcattttagaaaatgagcAGTTGCGCAGGGATAGGTTATTCTTCAGTATAACACTGGAGCGATCCCTTAAGAGGGTGCTATCTGCCTGTGTTGACTTCATACACCCAATAAACCACTTAAATTCCAGGTTTGTGGGAGCTTCAGTGCATTGTTAAGCTGCTCAGGGCCCTTACTGGATTCACGTTGTTGCTGGTTCCATAGCAAAGGCCATTTCACCCTTACCATGTGGCAGGCACTCATGATGCACATCATTGAACCACCCCAGCAAATCCAGGGAAGGAGACCTTGATGTTGTCCTGTTTGTGGGAGCCTTTATAATAAGCCTGAGCACTCATTCCTTTCTGATTCTTTCATGGGTTGCATCCCTGATCTGACCAGTTTTTGGCCTAGATGACTCTGCTGGTTACTTGCAACCAGGACTACTTTTTTCAGGGATGTTGTTGGTCTCACATGACTTCTTTGTTGGGGTTTTCCTGCCCTTCATGTCTCCAGCCCAGGAACAGCCTGCTTCCCACTGTACTGCTTTGTGTGAAAATGGAGGCCTTACTCTTTAAGCTTCTTTAATCTTGGGATCCTATACACTGTGGTTATTTGAAAACAGCTGGGTTCTGACAGCAACCAGGGCTGAAGAGCTTTCACGTGGGATCCCAAATTCTGTGTGCCTCAGAGAGAACACTATGATGTAGAGTATACCTCTCTCTAGTTTTGTCCTAGTTGTCATTGCTGCCTACGGCCTCCAAAAAAAGACTGCAGGGATTTGTGCTCCTTATTTGTAACCTGGATGCATTGGTATTCTGTTGGTTCAGAGGTCCTTCTGCAGAGGGGCAGTTGAGATAACCTTTGATGCTTCCTAAAGCAAGAAGAAATTGTCTTGTTCACAAGGGATATTACATTATGTCCAGCTGGTAAGGATCTTGCAATGGAGCCATGTTCCTTCATGTCCAGAATTCCACATAGTGGCAGCATAGATTATATGATTGTACAGCAAGGGATCATTTGTTACAGGGACACTGGATTTGtagggaggggaagagagtgcCTTGAGTTGTTGGAATGTGCCTGTTTTGAAGGGACCTCCACAATGTTCCAATCCCTATAGCTGTGAAGGATGAGCAGGTGCAGAAATTCTCATGGCTTCCAGAATTGTGTTATCTTGTATAAGAAGGCTGTTGTGAGagggaaaaattataaatgttttgtGGATTCCTGTAGTATCTGTGGGTGATCACCTCAAATCTGTTGCTGTGTAGGAAAATGAGGATGAGCTGTGCCCTTTGTAACCCAGCTTGCATTCCTATTGAATTTGGTGGAAATTGCCTTGTTGCTTCTGATATTTGCCACCACTAAGGCAAGGTGTCCCTCCCAGGGCATGAGGAAAGAGATGGTGGAGTCAGGATAGATTTGCCAAACTAATTTTCCAGAATTGCAGAAaatctaactttttattttaaataatatttttagagcTGTGGTAAGGTACAGGTGACACCCAACAAACTGATTATATTTAAACAACATTTTGACAAGTTTTGACATTCATATAAATCCATAAAACCACCATCACAATCATAATAATGAGCCTCTCCATCACCCTCTGGTTTACCTCATGCCCTTTAATAATGTCTGTTTCTACTATCTCTGCTCTCCAGAGAAGCATTGGTTTACTTTCTACTAAGTGAGCTTCCATTTTAGAAGTGTATATAATTCTTCTCATTAagtgtttactctttttttcctttgagtagCCTCATGTGGCTTACTCATTTTGATAGTCATCAGTAGTGCTTAAAcaagtatataatttatttttttaatattgcttaGAAGTATGACAGTCTGTGAATGTACcactatttgtttattcttttgtctttttatgcATATTTgagttctttccagtttttgattGTTGCCAATAAACCTGCTAAGATATTTGAATCTAGTTTTTCGTATACATATGTTTCATTTATCTTGTGTTaatttggcaggggtgggggtgggcagggtgcAATCCTGAGTTACAGGGTAAGTGGGAagataactttttaagaaattgcagATTGTGATCTTTCGTATTCctgccagcagtgtatgagacATACAGTTCTTCCATATCCTTGACAATAGTGGGTATGcttagtcttttaaaatattgacccTTTTAATAAATGTGTAACTGTATCCCATATGGTTTTAGTTGCCTTTCCCTGATTTTGgatgatgttgagcactttttcatttgtttacaggcatacctcagaaaTATGATGAGCTGGGTTTTAGATCACTGCAGTAAAGCcagtatcacaataaagcaagtcacatgaaatttttggttttctagtgcatgtaaaagttatatttacactatattgtagtctGTTAGttgtacaatagcattatgtctagaaaattatacataccttaattaaaaaatattttattgctaaaaatgttaactatcatctgagtcttcagctAGTTGTAAtgtttttgcaatagtaacatcaaagatcacagatcaccataacaaatatagtgattataatgtttgaaatattgcagGAATTACCAAGATGTGGCAGAGACATGAAGCAAGCAAATTCTGTTGGAAATATGGTACCAGTAGAATTGCTCAATCTAGAGTTGCcagaaaccttcaatttgtaaaacaaacaaataataaaaacagcatctgcaaagtgcagtaaagcaaagtgcaataaaatgaaacataccTGTATTTACCAGTTTTATGTCATTTTTGgtaaaatacatgtgtatatcTATTGCtcgttttttaaaatgaattttgaggaaatttcctggtggtccggtggttaggactct
Proteins encoded in this window:
- the LOC130842950 gene encoding zinc finger protein 418-like codes for the protein MCSECERSCNLSQHQKVYSGERTFEPGERGILFNRKSNLIEHQRSNTKDRPYECTECGKSFTQCSSLITHGRVHMKQKPYERDECAKLFSQSSTLLQHQRIHNGERLYECNECGKAFTHNSVLLQHQRLHTGSGPYECTECGKSFAKNSRLTKHRRVHTGERPYKCSECGKAFCQSSSLLQHQRVHTGERPYECGECGKSFRQKPNLIQHWRVHTRERPYKCGICGKLLSNKSHLVEHQRVHTGERPYECGVCRKFFSKKSHLIIHQRVHTRERPYKCNKCGKSFSQNSVLLQHQRIHTGERPYKCSECKKTFNQSSALHQHQRLHTGSRPYECDECGKSFADNSTFIKHRRIHTGERPYECCECGKAFAQSSSLLRHQRVHWRKVL